In Staphylococcus saccharolyticus, one genomic interval encodes:
- the rpsT gene encoding 30S ribosomal protein S20, which translates to MPNIKSAVKRVRTTETAEARNISKKNAMRTAVKRAKSAISIGAENKDELLRFAIKQVDKASHSNLIHSNKADRIKSQLMSANK; encoded by the coding sequence ATGCCAAACATTAAATCTGCAGTTAAACGTGTAAGAACGACTGAAACAGCTGAAGCACGTAATATTTCCAAAAAGAATGCTATGCGTACAGCAGTTAAACGTGCAAAATCAGCTATCTCAATTGGTGCTGAAAATAAAGATGAATTATTAAGATTTGCTATCAAGCAAGTCGATAAAGCATCTCATAGCAATTTAATCCATTCAAATAAAGCTGATCGTATCAAATCACAACTTATGTCAGCTAATAAATAA
- a CDS encoding ComEC/Rec2 family competence protein produces MNNEQKLINNYQLPKIDILKVGYHGSRASSSKEFIKIIKPTISLISSGKNNKYRLHNYDVIDRLKTYGSKVFDTQNNGELKINLNENSFKVYRYILNQETLAREVTQ; encoded by the coding sequence GTGAATAATGAACAAAAGTTAATAAATAATTATCAACTGCCGAAAATAGATATACTTAAAGTTGGTTACCATGGAAGTAGAGCAAGTAGTTCGAAAGAATTTATCAAAATCATTAAACCAACCATAAGCTTAATTTCAAGTGGAAAAAATAATAAATATCGATTGCATAATTATGACGTCATCGATCGTTTGAAAACTTATGGAAGCAAAGTTTTTGATACACAAAACAATGGTGAACTGAAAATAAATTTAAATGAAAATTCTTTCAAAGTTTATCGTTATATTTTAAATCAAGAGACTTTAGCTAGAGAAGTAACGCAGTAA
- the holA gene encoding DNA polymerase III subunit delta gives MSDNIITIYGEVPELVEKKSSEIVNDYLGQDKDDFNYVKFNMYETELTPIIEEILTLPFFSDKKAIVVKNAYVFTGEKVSKDLNHNPDQFIEFIEKYDGDNLIVFEVYHNKLDERKKLTKTLKKNSQLKKIEQMSEEEIKKWIQQKLHENFKDIKRDAIDLFVELTGINFNIVSQELDKLILFIGDRSIINKADVNLIINRSLEQNVFLLTEYIQKGKKEQAIKLVNDLITMKEEPIKLLALITSNYRLYYQSKILSQKGYNGQQIAKTVNAHPYRVKLALNQARHYELDSLLNIINSCAETDYKLKSSYINKQLILDLFILAL, from the coding sequence ATGAGTGATAATATTATAACCATTTATGGTGAAGTCCCAGAACTTGTCGAGAAAAAAAGCAGTGAGATTGTAAACGATTATCTAGGACAAGATAAAGATGATTTTAACTATGTTAAATTTAATATGTACGAAACAGAATTAACGCCTATTATCGAAGAAATACTTACGTTACCGTTTTTTTCGGATAAAAAGGCAATAGTAGTAAAAAATGCCTATGTCTTTACGGGAGAAAAAGTTTCAAAAGATCTGAATCATAATCCAGATCAATTTATCGAATTTATTGAAAAATATGATGGAGATAATTTGATTGTTTTTGAAGTTTACCATAATAAATTAGATGAACGAAAAAAGTTAACAAAGACTTTAAAGAAAAATTCACAACTTAAAAAAATCGAACAAATGTCCGAAGAAGAAATAAAAAAATGGATTCAACAAAAATTACACGAAAACTTTAAAGATATTAAACGTGATGCTATAGACTTATTTGTTGAATTAACAGGTATTAATTTTAATATAGTTTCACAAGAATTAGATAAACTTATACTTTTTATAGGTGATAGATCAATTATTAATAAAGCGGACGTCAACTTAATTATAAATAGGAGCTTAGAGCAAAATGTGTTCTTATTAACCGAGTATATTCAAAAAGGAAAAAAAGAGCAAGCTATTAAGTTGGTTAATGATTTAATTACTATGAAAGAAGAGCCTATTAAATTGTTAGCTTTAATTACTAGTAACTATAGATTATATTATCAATCTAAAATACTAAGTCAAAAGGGGTATAATGGTCAGCAAATCGCAAAGACTGTTAATGCCCATCCCTATAGGGTAAAACTTGCTCTAAATCAAGCACGTCATTATGAACTAGACAGCTTATTAAATATTATTAACTCATGTGCTGAGACAGACTACAAACTGAAATCGTCTTATATAAATAAACAACTGATATTAGACTTATTTATCTTAGCGCTATAA